A region of Panicum virgatum strain AP13 chromosome 8N, P.virgatum_v5, whole genome shotgun sequence DNA encodes the following proteins:
- the LOC120684810 gene encoding putative serpin-Z6A: MSLCSLFLSRGFAFYDPGCSDLIIPESTVHQHAALTPFALRLAKHLAAASCGANPAFSPLSVYAALALVAAGARGRTLQEILAALGARSRDELAVLVAAVVRSAIADQSRSGGPAVANATGMWHDATCVIRPGFRDAAAASYKAETRAVDFRNEPEKAVCQINSWVAAATNNLIDSILAPASLEKNTSLVLANAIYFKGKWDEPFDKADTVVDKFYRLDGIAAAGARFMRSRSSQFISVRDGLKVLKLPYESSPPLRPWHQGLGPGGWPNATAAGQQVSRYSMYVFLPDERDGLPDLVDRITTMPGFWRYRLPETRVPVGEFRLSKFKLSFSGSLTGVLRDGMGIRAALDAGQADLSDMAVVDEDDGSGMPLFADEVCHKAVIEVNEEGTEAAAATFMLCGATCPPGPPRRVDFVADHPFTFFVVEEVSEAILFVGHVLDPTKY, from the exons ATGTCATTGTGTTCATTATTTCTCTCTCGAGGATTCGCCTTCTACGACCCGGGCTGTAGCGATCTCATCATCCCGGAGAGTACGGTACACCAACACGCCGCCCTGACGCCATTCGCGCTCCGCCTCGCGaagcacctcgccgccgccagctgcGGCGCTAACCCGGCCTTCTCGCCGCTGTCCGTCTACGCGGCGCTCGCGCTGGTCGCtgcgggcgcgcgcggccgcacGCTCCAGGAGATCCTGGCCGCCCTCGGCGCACGCTCCCGCGATGAGCTCGCCGTGCTCGTTGCCGCCGTGGTACGGAGCGCGATCGCGGACCAGTCGCGGTCGGGCGGCCCGGCCGTCGCGAACGCGACGGGCATGTGGCACGATGCTACGTGCGTGATCCGGCCGGGcttccgcgacgccgccgccgcttcctacAAGGCCGAGACGCGCGCTGTCGACTTTCGCAATGAG CCGGAGAAAGCAGTCTGCCAAATCAACAGCTGGGTGGCCGCGGCCACGAACAACCTCATCGACTCCATCCTCGCTCCGGCATCGCTTGAGAAAAACACGAGCCTCGTCCTCGCCAACGCCATCTACTTCAAGGGCAAGTGGGACGAGCCCTTCGACAAGGCCGACACCGTCGTGGACAAGTTCTACCGCCTCGacggcatcgccgccgccggcgcgcgcttcATGCGTTCACGGTCGAGCCAGTTCATCAGCGTTCGCGACGGGCTGAAGGTGCTCAAGCTCCCGTACGaatcgtcgccgccgctgcggccgtGGCATCAGGGACTGGGTCCGGGAGGCTGGCCCAACGCGACGGCTGCTGGCCAACAAGTCTCGCGGTACTCCATGTACGTCTTCCTGCCGGACGAGCGCGACGGCCTGCCGGACCTCGTCGACAGGATCACGACCATGCCGGGGTTCTGGCGCTACCGCCTGCCGGAGACGCGGGTGCCCGTCGGAGAGTTCAGGCTGTCCAAGTTCAAGCTTTCCTTCTCGGGTAGCCTAACGGGCGTCCTCAGGGACGGCATGGGGATCAGAGCCGCCTTGGACGCTGGACAGGCCGACCTGTCCGACATGGCGGtggtggacgaggacgacggCTCCGGCATGCCGTTGTTCGCCGACGAGGTCTGCCACAAGGCGGTGATCGAGGTGAACGAAGAGGGCAccgaggcggcggcagccaccTTCATGTTGTGCGGCGCTACATGCCCGCCGGGGCCACCGAGGAGAGTGGACTTCGTCGCCGACCACCCCTTCACGTTCTTTGTCGTCGAGGAGGTGTCCGAAGCAATCTTGTTTGTCGGGCATGTCCTTGACCCAACAAAATACTAG